CCCGGTTCGACGGGGCCGGTCAGCTGCTGGCCGACCATCTTGTCGCGCAGGAACTCCAGGGACTTGACGTTCTCCGGGGAGTCGATCGAGTACGCCTCTTCGTTGTCGGTGTAGCCGCCACCGCCCGAGAGCATCCACATCATCGTCTCGGCCTGGGCCTCCTCGCGGCCCAGGGGCAGGGCGAAGGGGGTCGGGACGTTCGCCGCCTTGAGCTTCTTGGCGGCGGCCTCGATGTCCGCCCAGCTCTTCGGCTGCCAGCCGGCGGCGCTGTCCTTGGGGATAACCCCGGCGTCGCCGAGCAGCTTCTGGTTGTAGAAGAGCAGCCGGGTGCTGGCCACGAAGGGCATGCCGTACTGGACGCGCTTGACCTTGCCCGCGTCGGCGAGCTGGCCGAGGAAGTCCGCCTCGGTGTTCACGGAGAGCAGCTCGTCGACGGTGTAGAGCTTGCCGGCCTCGGCGTAGTCGGCGTAGGCGCCGATCTGCGCGATGTCGGGGGCCTTGCCCGCCTTGACCATCGCGGCGACCTTGGCGTCGACCTCCGACCAGGAGTAGACGCTGACCTCGACGTGGACGCCGGGGTTGTCCTTCTCGAAGGCGGTGGCGAGGTTCTCCCAGTACCTGGCGGAGGAGTTCTGCGGATTGTCCCCGTAGTCGGCCGCCACGACCCGCAGGGTCACCTCGTTGTCCCCGGTGAGGCCGGACACGGCTCCACAGCCCGCCAGTGTCGCGACGGTCAGGCACAGTGCGGCGCCGGTCGCGGCCGGCCTCAGGTAACGGCCCTTCACAGTTCTCGATCCACCCCTGGTTGTACGTACGATCCGACGTAAGGTCTACACCACTTTGGCCGCTCCTTCACATCCGGAACGGGGCCGCGCGCGGACTGTGGCCGGACCGTGTCCGGATGAAGGTCCTGAATTTGTATGGCCGCTCAACAATCCCCCTCAATGGACTAGACCTTTCCCCGCCGAGCACGCGAGACTGTCTGCTGTGAAACCCGTGAAACACGTCATCGCCCTCGATGTGGGCGGCACCGGGATCAAGGCCGCCCTCATCGGCGCGGAAGGTTCCCTGCTGCACGAGGCACGCCGCGCCACCGGCCGCGAGCGGGGCCCCGACGCCGTCGTCGAGACGATCCTGGCCTTCGCCGCCGAGCTCCTCGACCTGGGCCGCGAGCGCTTCGGCACGGCCGCCTCGGCCGCCGGGGTCGCCGTCCCGGGCATCGTCGACGCCGAGCGGGGCCTCGCCGTCTACGCGGCGAACCTGGGCTGGCGCGACGTACCGATGCGCGACCTGCTCGGCGCCCGCCTCGGCGGGATCCCGGTCGCCCTCGGCCACGACGTCCGCACGGGCGGGCTCGCCGAAGGCCGCATCGGCGCGGGCCTGGGCGCCGAGCGCTTCCTCTTCGTCCCCCTCGGCACCGGCATCGCCGGGGCCATCGGCATCGCCGGCCGCATCGAGGCCGGCGCCCACGGCTACGCGGGCGAGATCGGGCACATCGTCGTCCGCCCGGGCGGCCCCGCCTGCGGCTGCGGCCAGTACGGCTGCCTGGAGACCCTGGCCTCCGCCTCCGCCGTCAGCCGCGCCTGGGCGGCCGCCTCCGGCGACCCCGAGGCGGACGCCGCGGACTGCGCCAAAGCCGTCGAGTCCGGCGACGCGGCGGCCCGCGAGGTGTGGCTGGCCGCCATCGGCGCCCTCGCCGACGGACTGGTCACCGCGATCACCCTGCTGGACCCGAGCACGCTGATCATCGGTGGCGGGCTCGCCGAGGCGGGGGAAACCTTGTTCACACCACTGAGGACGGCCGTCGAGGAACGCGTGACGTTCCAGCGGCTGCCCGAGATCGTTCCGGCTGCCCTCGGGGACACCGCCGGATGCCTGGGCGCAGGGCTGCTCGCCTGGGACCTACTCGCCACGGAGGTACCTGCCTGATGTCCGGAAGCGCACACAGCACCGTTCTCTCCGGCGCCAGGGTGGTGCTGCCCACCGGGACCGTGGCGGGCGGCCGCGTCATCGTCGAAGGCGGACGCGTCGCGGGCAGCGCCCCCGAGGACGCGCGCGTCCTCGACCTGTCCGGGCACTGGATCGTCCCCGGCTTCGTGGACATGCACAACCACGGCGGCGGCGGCGCCTCCTTCACCTCCGGCACCGCCGAGGAGGTCCTGAAGGGCGTACGCACCCACCGCGAGCACGGCACCACCACCCTCGTCGCCTCCACCGTCACCGGCGACCTGGACGAGCTGGCCCGGCGCGCCGGCCTGCTCGCCGAGCTCACCCAGCAGGGCGAGATCGCCGGCATCCACTTCGAGGGCCCCTTCATCAACGCCTGCCGCAAGGGCGCGCACAAGGAGGACCTGCTCCGCGACCCCGACCCGGCCGAGGTCCGCAAGCTGATCGACGCCGCGCACGGCGCCGCCCGCATGGTCACCCTCGCCACCGAACTGCCGGGCGGGCTGGACTCCGTACGGCTGCTGGCCGAACACGGGGTCATCGCCGCGATCGGCCACACGGACTCCACGTACGACCAGACCCGCCAGGCCATCGACGCCGGCGCGACCGTCGCCACCCACCTCTACAACGCGATGCCCGGCCTGGAGCACCGCGCCCCGGGCCCGATCGCGGCGCTGCTGGAGGACGAGCGGGTCACCGTCGAGCTGATCAACGACGGCACCCACCTGCACCCGGCGATGCTGGAGCTGGCCTTCCACCACGCGGGCGCGCACCGCGTCGCACTGATCACCGACGCCATGGACGCGGCCGGCTTCGGCGACGGGACCTACCACCTCGGCCCGCTGGAGGTGGAGGTCAAGGACGGCGTCGCCCGGCTCGTGGAGGGCGGCTCCATCGCCGGCTCCACGCTGACCCTGGACACCGCCTTCAAGCGGTCGGTGACGGTGGACCGGCTGCCCGTCGAATCCGTGGTCCAGGCGATCTCGGCCAACCCGGCCAAGCTCCTCGGCCTCTACGACGAGGTCGGCTCGCTGGAGCCCGGCAAGTACGCCGACCTGGTGGTCCTGGACGCCGCCTTCGACGTCAAGGGCGTCATGCGGCGGGGCGAATGGATCGTCAGCCCGCTGGTCTGAACCGGCCCTTCGGCCGCCGCGCGAGAGGTGGCCTGCCCGCAGGGCTGGGCTGGCCGCCCTCGATTTGGCATGATCCCGGCACACACCAAGACCGGGACTGGCCATGATCCTCACCGTGACGCTCAACACCGCGCTCGACGTCACCCACCGGGTGCCGCGCATGCTGCCGCACACCTCCCACCGGGTCACCGGTGTCACCGAACGCGCCGGCGGCAAGGGCCTGAACGTGGCCCGGGTGCTCGCCGCGCTCGGCGACGAGGTCACGGCGACGGGCTTCGCGGGCGGCCCGGCCGGGCAGACCGTACGCGAACTCCTCGCCGCCACCCCGGGAGTGGTGGACGCCCTCGTCCCCTGCGCGGGCACCACCCGGCGCACCTTGGCCGTCGTCGACGACAGCACCGGCGACACCACCCAGTTCAACGAACCCGGCCCGCAGATCTCCGCCGCCGAATGGGCCGCCTTCCTCGACCGGTACACCGAACTGCTCGCCGGAGCACGCGCGGTGGCCCTGTGCGGCAGCCTGCCCCCGGGCGTGCCGGTCGGCGCGTACGCGGTGCTCGTACGGGCGGCCCGCGCGGCCGGCGCCCCGGTGCTGCTCGACACCAGCGGCGAGGCCCTGCGGCGCGGGGTCGCCGCCCGGCCCGAGATCATCAAGCCGAACGCCGCCGAGCTGGCGGAGCTGACCGGCTCCCGCGACCCGCTCCCCGCCACCCGCGACGCCCGCCGCAGGGGCGCCCACGCGGTGGTCACCTCGCTCGGCCCCGAGGGACTGCTCGCCGCCACCCCCGAGGGCACCTGGCAGGCGGCCCCGCCCCGCCCGCTGCGCGGCAACCCCACCGGAGCGGGCGACTCCGCCGTGGCGGGCCTGCTCTCCGCCCTCACACGGGGCCTGGACTGGCCCGAGCGCCTCACCCGCGCGGTGGCCCTCTCCGCGGCCACCGTCCACGCCCCGACGGCGGGAGACTTCGACCCCCGCACCTACGAGGAGGTCGGACGGGAGGTCACCGTCACCCAGGTGGCCGCACCGGGGCTCCACCAGGCAACCTGACCGCACCGGCTCCGGGCCACGGCACCGGGCGGGCGGGCGGGAGCGGAACGGCCGAGGGGGAGGTGCCCACGCGTGGACACCTCCCCCTCGGCCGCGCGCGTCAGCGCTTGGTGTGACCCTGAGCCAGTCCGAGCTGGTCGAAGATGACCTCGCACTGGTTCCCGGCCTCGCACGAGATCTTCATCGTGTTCGAGCCCTTCTTCAGGTTGATCCACGCGTACGTGCGGGTCCAGCCCTTGTCCCACGCCCCGGCCTCGGCCTTGGCGAAGTTCGCCAGGTTCAGGGACTGCGTCGGGCTCTGCCCGTTGACCGTGAGGGTCGTCTTCGCGTCCTTGCCCGGCACCGCGTAGTTCACGTGCAGTGTGTACTCGCCGGCCTCGGGCACGTCGACCGTCCAGGTCAGGGCGGCACCCGTGACGTTGAAGTTGCCGACGTACTGGCCGCCCGAACTCTTCGAGCCCAGCACCGTGTTCTGGAGCACCGCGCCGCCGGTGAGC
The Streptomyces sp. NBC_00091 genome window above contains:
- a CDS encoding ABC transporter substrate-binding protein, which codes for MKGRYLRPAATGAALCLTVATLAGCGAVSGLTGDNEVTLRVVAADYGDNPQNSSARYWENLATAFEKDNPGVHVEVSVYSWSEVDAKVAAMVKAGKAPDIAQIGAYADYAEAGKLYTVDELLSVNTEADFLGQLADAGKVKRVQYGMPFVASTRLLFYNQKLLGDAGVIPKDSAAGWQPKSWADIEAAAKKLKAANVPTPFALPLGREEAQAETMMWMLSGGGGYTDNEEAYSIDSPENVKSLEFLRDKMVGQQLTGPVEPGKLDRQAAFDGFTRGEVGMLNGHPTLLKQAAGKGLKFGMVAMPTVDGTDHSTMGVADWVMAFKNGHKKESGKFLDHLYSAKNVTAFTNQYDLLPVTTSGYRAMANSTGGSATQLKTFLTALPTARLYPVGKKSWAGVSEDLKQNIGKTVQPGGQPAKVLEEIATTARKADGER
- a CDS encoding ROK family protein; this encodes MKHVIALDVGGTGIKAALIGAEGSLLHEARRATGRERGPDAVVETILAFAAELLDLGRERFGTAASAAGVAVPGIVDAERGLAVYAANLGWRDVPMRDLLGARLGGIPVALGHDVRTGGLAEGRIGAGLGAERFLFVPLGTGIAGAIGIAGRIEAGAHGYAGEIGHIVVRPGGPACGCGQYGCLETLASASAVSRAWAAASGDPEADAADCAKAVESGDAAAREVWLAAIGALADGLVTAITLLDPSTLIIGGGLAEAGETLFTPLRTAVEERVTFQRLPEIVPAALGDTAGCLGAGLLAWDLLATEVPA
- the nagA gene encoding N-acetylglucosamine-6-phosphate deacetylase, translating into MSGSAHSTVLSGARVVLPTGTVAGGRVIVEGGRVAGSAPEDARVLDLSGHWIVPGFVDMHNHGGGGASFTSGTAEEVLKGVRTHREHGTTTLVASTVTGDLDELARRAGLLAELTQQGEIAGIHFEGPFINACRKGAHKEDLLRDPDPAEVRKLIDAAHGAARMVTLATELPGGLDSVRLLAEHGVIAAIGHTDSTYDQTRQAIDAGATVATHLYNAMPGLEHRAPGPIAALLEDERVTVELINDGTHLHPAMLELAFHHAGAHRVALITDAMDAAGFGDGTYHLGPLEVEVKDGVARLVEGGSIAGSTLTLDTAFKRSVTVDRLPVESVVQAISANPAKLLGLYDEVGSLEPGKYADLVVLDAAFDVKGVMRRGEWIVSPLV
- a CDS encoding 1-phosphofructokinase family hexose kinase, producing the protein MILTVTLNTALDVTHRVPRMLPHTSHRVTGVTERAGGKGLNVARVLAALGDEVTATGFAGGPAGQTVRELLAATPGVVDALVPCAGTTRRTLAVVDDSTGDTTQFNEPGPQISAAEWAAFLDRYTELLAGARAVALCGSLPPGVPVGAYAVLVRAARAAGAPVLLDTSGEALRRGVAARPEIIKPNAAELAELTGSRDPLPATRDARRRGAHAVVTSLGPEGLLAATPEGTWQAAPPRPLRGNPTGAGDSAVAGLLSALTRGLDWPERLTRAVALSAATVHAPTAGDFDPRTYEEVGREVTVTQVAAPGLHQAT